A window of Streptomyces sp. NBC_01241 genomic DNA:
CGTCGCCCCGCACCAACTCCCGGGCCCCGACGGGCAGGGCGACTGGCGGAAGCACTGGGGAGCCCTGCGCCTCTACCCGCCGGACGCCTTCCGGCTGGGGCAGGCGCTGGTCTCCCCGGTCCCGGAGATCGAGGCGGCGCAGGGGCCGTTGTGGCCGGAGCTGTATCCGGAGCTGGCCGCACGGGTCCGGGTCCCCGTCCGCTTCACGTTCGCCGAGCAGGAGCAGTGGTGGCGGTACGACGAGGAGGCCGTGGCGGCCCTGACCCGGCCGCTCGCGTCGGCCCGGGTGCGCGTCGACCACCAGCCCGACGCGGGCCACAACATCAGCCTCGGCTGGGCGGCCCGCACGTACCACCTGCGGGTCTGCGGATTCCTGGAGGAGTGCCTCCTCGCACGCGACGCGGCGGTGCCGCAGCGTCGGCCTGTGGGGGCGGCCGTATGAACACGGGAGGCGCCATGCAGTACATCATGCTCGACCACGACTCCACGCTGGTGCGGTCGCCGCTGCCGCCGCGCCCGATCGTGCTCGCGCGCCCGGCGCAGACGGCCGGGCCCCGGCATCCGGTGCGCCCGTTACGGCCCGCCCTCCTGGCCGGTGAGGACCTGGACGCCCCCGACCAGCACATATTCCGCGGGACCGACTGAGATTGACTCTGTCGGGGCCCGGCACCGCCACCGAACGGAGCCCGCACGCCGTCCCCGCGGCGTGCTGACCCCGGCTCGACCCCCGAGGGAGCGCCCGTCATGGCAGAACAGACCGGCCGGATCGAACTCGACATCCGCGACGACCGCGCGAGCGGCAACCTCCTCGCGTACGAGAACGGCAAGGCCGCCGGAGTCATCGCGTACGTCGTGATGGACGGCGACCCCGCCGCGCTCGTCGCCGTGCACACCGTCGTCGAGCCCGGCCACGAGGGCAAGGGCATCGCGGGCGCCCTCGTCCAGGAGTTCTACGCCATGGCGGGCCGCGAGGGCGTCCCCGTCGTCCCGCTCTGCCCGTACGCCGCGAAGTGGGCGGAGCGTCACCCCGACCAGGCTCCCGAGGCGCCGGCCGAACTGGTGGAGCGGGCGAAGGCACAGCTCGCGTCCCACCCCGAGCTGTAGTAACCCACACGGGCGGGCTGCACCGAACCACTCGGCCGATGATCCGACCTGGTCCGCGGAGTTGTACGTTCGGCCGATGACACTCGCACTGCTGCACACCTCCCCGGTCCACGACCCGGTCTTCGACGCGCTCCGGGACACGGATCATCCCGGACTCGCCCTGCGCCATCTCGTGTCCGAGGACCTGCTCGCCCGGGCCAGGGACGAGGGCCCGGAAGCGGTGTCGGACGAGATCCGGGCGCTGCTCGCGGGCGCGGTCGCCGAGGGTGCGTCCGCCGTTCTCTGCACGTGTTCGACGATCGGCGGGGTCGCGGAGTCGGCCGGGGCGACGGCCGGAGCTCCCGTGCTGCGTGTCGACCGTCCCATGGCGGCCGCTGCCGCGGAACGGGATCGCGTGGTGGTCCTCGCGGCGCTGGGCGACACCCTGGCGCCGACCCTTCCCTGCTCGACGAGGAGGGAACAGTGCCTTCGCTCACGCCCCGTCCGGCCATTTCCGGGCCAATGCCGCGTGGCTCGCCGTGGCGGCGCCGGCGCGGAACATCAGGCAACTACGCCGACGGCAACACCGTTG
This region includes:
- a CDS encoding GNAT family N-acetyltransferase, with amino-acid sequence MAEQTGRIELDIRDDRASGNLLAYENGKAAGVIAYVVMDGDPAALVAVHTVVEPGHEGKGIAGALVQEFYAMAGREGVPVVPLCPYAAKWAERHPDQAPEAPAELVERAKAQLASHPEL